ACTCTCTGCAGAAACCTGCTTGGATGCAAGAAATACATTTCTACATTAAAAAATCTAAATGCAGTAGAAATGATAAAGGTTTTGTATCACATTGATGTATGCAAATGTTCTTCTTGCGGAGGGAATATGGTATCACCCCGCAAAGATAAATACAGTTCTTCTTTTCATGCACATATGAGATGTTAAAATCTACAATTGCATAGAATAAATGGCTTCCGCATAGGAGGTTTGTTTGTCATGCCTGAAATTGATTTCTTGAATAAAAAAACTTTTACCAAAACACCCAGTATGATAAACTTAAGGAAAAGAGCAACGATTGAATCCCCATAGCTATCGGCTAAAGGGACGCGACTTTGTTCACCAAGGTAAAATCGAAATTGATGTAAACGAAAGGGCAGTTTTTATCAGAACTCAAGGCTGCTTTTTCGTTTACACCAACTCCGATTGTTTCCTTAACAGTTTGTATGGGGCGATAAAATCAGAATTTGAGAGAGGATTGAATATGAATAAGGAATGGTCTGAACTTAATAAAACAATGCAGGCACAAATAAAAAAGAAAGATACTTATAAGAGGGGTATTGATACTTTACTTACTTTACGAAGTCAGTTAATACAAACCTTAGTATCTTTCAAAGAAGAATTATGCAGAGAAGATTTTAACTCAATCCCCTTCATAAACGCTGATGGTTATCATAGTAAGACGATTGCTTATTCTATTTGGCATATTTTCCGCATTGAAGATATAGTTGTGCATACAGTGATAAATGAAGATGAACAAGTATTTTTTGCAGGCAATTATCAAGAGCGTATCAATTCACCTATCATTACAACAGGAAATGAACTCATGAAACAGCAGATTGCAGACTTTTCAAAACAGCTTAATCTGGAAGAATTATATTTATATATTTTCGAAGTATGGGAAAGCACTGAGAAAATGCTTGAACGGTTATCTTATGATGAATTGAAAAGAAAAATACCGAAAGAAAGAAAAGGATACTTAGAATCGTTGAATGTAGTAAACGACAATGAAAAAGCAATTTGGCTGATTGATTATTGGTGTAATAAAGATATTTGTGGACTAATTCAAATGCCGTTTTCAAGACATTGGATTATGCACACAGAAGCCTGTTTGCGTATAAAGAACAAGATACATTCATAGGCAAAAATTTCAGTTTGTAGAACTAAGGAAATTGGAATTTAAGGAGGAATAAAGTATGGTTAGTGATTTTATAAGAGCAGCATTTCCATGGATTTTAATGGGTTTATTTGTAGCAATCAGTTGTTCCCTTATGAGTAAAAAAGAGAAATAAATTCCTGTTTGTATTTATAAAAGAGAAAAAATGAGAAAAGTAGTTTTATTTATTGCCATGAGCCTTGACGGATATATTGCGGACGGTAATGGTGGAGTAGCTTGGCTAAATGGTCATGGAAATGACAATGAAAACATCGACACTTATACAGAATTTACCAAAGATATAGATACTGTCTTAATGGGGTGGAATACTTCTCATCAGGTTGTTACTGAACTTTCTCCGCAAGAATGGGTATATAATAAATTTACAACTTATGTATTAACACATAAAGAGTGCAATTCTTCCCAACAAATTCATTTTACAAGTGAAAATCCTGTTTTATTATTGGAACGGCTAAAACAAGAAGCAGGAAAGGATATTTGGATTTGTGGCGGAGCAAATCTTGTTCAGCAGTTGGTAAGCAAAAATATGATTGATAAATATTACATTTCTGTTATTCCTACTCTGTTAGGAAATGGGGTTCGTCTTTTGGGCAACATAGACAGGGAAATAAAGTTAAGGCTTTGTAAAACACAGACTTATAACGGAATAACCGATTTGATTTATATGCGTAGATAACTAGAGAGAAACAGAAAAGCTGTTAAACCGACGGAGCGATCCGACCACGTTGGCGGGAAAATCCTTAAGATTTTTCCGCCATGCTTGCAAGGGGGCGGTTCGCTTCGGCGGTTCGGCGAGCTTGCGAGCCGTTCAAAGCCCCCGTTATCTAACAGGGGGGTACTCTTACAAAAGACAAGAGCAAAAACAAATACAAAACTGCTGATATGCAACGATTTATAAGGTTATAAGAACTTATTTCACTTCACACCCTATTCTTTCTACCCGACAGGTCTAAAACAGCATATCAATAGCAAATAATTATAAGATACAAGGTGTATGCTCCTATGAGTATATGCCTTTTTTGATTGGAGGAATAAAGCATGAATGATATGAAATTTATTGAAACATTAAAGCAAAAGAGAAAAGCCTGTGATTATTCGCAATCACGACTGGCACAGGAACTACAAATCAGCAGGCAGAACTTAAATGAAATTGAAAACGGAAAAACAAAAGCCGGTAAAGAAATGAAGCATATACTTTTACATTATCTTGATTATTGTAATTGTACTCAGCCTTTCACTTTAACGATTGACTACCTGCGTGTTCGTTTTCCCACCACAGACGCATTGGAAATTATAAAAAATGTACTGGCAATGAAGAGCGAATATTTTATTCATGAAGATTACGGAATGTATGGCTATGAAGAACAGTATGTCTATGGGGATATTAGTGTAAATGTTTCTAAAGATAGTTCTATGGGTGTTTTATTGGAATTAAGAGGTATGGGGTGTCGGAACTTGGAATATGTTTTACAGGCAAGAGGGATAGACTGGTATTCCTTTTTAAGCTGTTGTATAGATTGTCAAGGTGTTTTTAAACGCATAGATTTAGCGGTCAATGATATGGGCGGATTGCTGGATATAGAAATTCTAAGGGAACGCTATTATGCCAACAAGGTATGGAAACGTTCAAGAACCCATGAAGCAGTAGACAGCGGGAAATTATCGGGTACACATGGAGATACTGCAAAAACTTTTTATATCGGTTCAAAGAATAGTTCTATTTACTTTTGCCTGTATGAAAAAGAAAAGGAACAAAAAAGCAAAGGCATAAAAACAGACATTAAGAACCGCTTTGAAATTCGGCTAAAAAATGAAAAAGCAGGACAAACGATAGAACAACTTGTTTTTTCAAGAAATCCCGAACAGACCATAGCAAGCCTTATCCTCACACAGATAGATTTTCCCGATTATATTTTATGGGATATATTTTTGGATAATGTAACTACCTCACTTCCTTTTATTATGACGCCTGTTGCTGTCAATATGGATAAAACAAAACGCTGGTTAGAAAGACAGGTCATGCCCTCTTTATTGATGATAAAAGAGATTGAAAAGAAAACAGGAGCAAATTATCTGGAAGAAATCGACAGACATACAAAACTAACAGAAAAGCAGGAATTAAAAATTAAACAAATGACAACAGACATAGCAAATATGATTGAGAAAGATACCACTGTTCCTCAAGGGAATGACGGTATTTTTTAATTTCTTTAAAAAATCTGCAACAAAACGGCTACTTGCGTACAGATATGGTGCGAGGAAAGGAAATCTGACTTTTTTTGAAAACAGGTCATCAAATCGGTGGTTGCTGTCCCTATATGATGTGAAAGAAGAAACGTTTTTCAATTTCAACTTAACAATCCGTAGTTGCCGTTCCCTATATGGAGCAAAGAAAATCTTTTATTCCACAGTTGGCAGTTACGGCGTTGCATGGGTAGTTAGGGGGTGAAAAGAAAATCAGATTTTTTCATCATCAACTTAGCAGAATGACACTTTCTTTCCCTATATGGTACAGGAAAAGAAAAAAAGTTTGGAAGATTGGTTACGCTTCTGTTCTTTTCCAACGCGGTATATAGGAAAGATGATTTTCTTCTTTCGTGTTCTTTGACAACTGAATAAAGCAGTTCAATACGTTTGACAGACAGCGAGCCGTTGAAACAGATACGCCATGACCTTTTCCCTGCTAAAGTGAGCGAACCTTATCTGTGTTCCTGTAAGAAACTTGTCCTTTCCTACCGCCATGACCTGTCCTGTCTGATAATGATACTCCCGTACAGCCACAGCTTGAGCGTTCAGAGCGTCGCACGCAATGGGTACGGCTACATAAGAACTATGCAGAGGTGGAACTCCTGTGGGCTATGACAAAAGCCGTTGAATTGCTTAGAAAAGATTTTTACAGAAAGGGGGTATGTGTTATTGCTGATATTGTAAAAACAAGGCAGGTAAAGACGAATAATAAGCGTGGCATTGGCAACAGAGGAAAAACAAAAATTGTTGTAAAAGAGCATTTTTCCGAAAAGGGAAAGACAATGGGAGAACTTCTGACAGATGTTATGCTGGAAAAAGCAAAGCAGACAATCGCATAAAATCGGTGCAGTTGTAAGAAATAGATTGAATGACAAAAAGTACCCGTGTTATACTTTACTTGCAAGCAGGTATTGTAAACACGGGTTAGTTATAAAGGAGGATAACTGACAATGAAACAACAGATTTACAATACTGCACTTTATCTTAGGTTAAGCCGAGATGATGAATTACAGGGCGAAAGTTCCAGCATTACCACACAAAGAAGTATGTTGCGTCTATATGC
Above is a window of Oscillospiraceae bacterium NTUH-002-81 DNA encoding:
- a CDS encoding phage head-tail adapter protein, whose amino-acid sequence is MNKEWSELNKTMQAQIKKKDTYKRGIDTLLTLRSQLIQTLVSFKEELCREDFNSIPFINADGYHSKTIAYSIWHIFRIEDIVVHTVINEDEQVFFAGNYQERINSPIITTGNELMKQQIADFSKQLNLEELYLYIFEVWESTEKMLERLSYDELKRKIPKERKGYLESLNVVNDNEKAIWLIDYWCNKDICGLIQMPFSRHWIMHTEACLRIKNKIHS
- a CDS encoding XRE family transcriptional regulator; this translates as MNDMKFIETLKQKRKACDYSQSRLAQELQISRQNLNEIENGKTKAGKEMKHILLHYLDYCNCTQPFTLTIDYLRVRFPTTDALEIIKNVLAMKSEYFIHEDYGMYGYEEQYVYGDISVNVSKDSSMGVLLELRGMGCRNLEYVLQARGIDWYSFLSCCIDCQGVFKRIDLAVNDMGGLLDIEILRERYYANKVWKRSRTHEAVDSGKLSGTHGDTAKTFYIGSKNSSIYFCLYEKEKEQKSKGIKTDIKNRFEIRLKNEKAGQTIEQLVFSRNPEQTIASLILTQIDFPDYILWDIFLDNVTTSLPFIMTPVAVNMDKTKRWLERQVMPSLLMIKEIEKKTGANYLEEIDRHTKLTEKQELKIKQMTTDIANMIEKDTTVPQGNDGIF
- a CDS encoding dihydrofolate reductase family protein, with the protein product MRKVVLFIAMSLDGYIADGNGGVAWLNGHGNDNENIDTYTEFTKDIDTVLMGWNTSHQVVTELSPQEWVYNKFTTYVLTHKECNSSQQIHFTSENPVLLLERLKQEAGKDIWICGGANLVQQLVSKNMIDKYYISVIPTLLGNGVRLLGNIDREIKLRLCKTQTYNGITDLIYMRR